The Dunckerocampus dactyliophorus isolate RoL2022-P2 chromosome 1, RoL_Ddac_1.1, whole genome shotgun sequence genome has a segment encoding these proteins:
- the magixa gene encoding membrane-associated guanylate kinase, WW and PDZ domain-containing protein 3 isoform X1, with product MSKNTVKKLHWRSKVQESFVPLGGSSGELGLAIGGGADYGEFPFVTVAPGGGATVGDIILEIGGTPVLGMTLGDVRGVLNSCPHPIRIKTVSPGSSLCKDLRLYLSKCFTPSSMDSQLQQLIRENLYLRAVPCTTRQPREGEISGVDYNFVSIEEFFSLEESGALLESGKFKGNYYGTPRPVHIGPDSPPITYQEHRNLLRKFRTRSKSLSNLEKTVEEDNSEEDSGLSGGSAGALPATLPLSQSWESTLVSDNEGRRGRAPVADTWDGGDTFYADHMSKSSRQDLRAQNKETTSCLQLPEFTDQPSQLRGFSVHTRLSKGPRGFGFNIVGGSRAREFLQVYSVTPGGPPSLNQADILVYINDTCVLGRSHKEVVEMLKSVPMGQSVDVVLRRGYPMLYNPDGCPKHNLDTPQTPPPKQKRGPLTYRHVQDGSSSASGLHQAPPSYSTQPMTNGLTGPPTPTSSDPPVAPPSAERMSANHSDSDSSTRRSSVIGYNSSTLPVLSSSSSLLQHQSSKSSESDLSTSTLPITSSSHALSKLAQPETPPPGGPAQWPPMPQTCLPPMPPQEIPTCGFNGCPANHQVPPQGPRGNTDLAPTPTAGTPPASELVPVALGHCDSGGLGFSITAGGPGGQLAVVRRVWDRRQCPSLQAGDTVVKINGADVQNLSFSQVQKVLQDHSKQGEMVLLVHRRAPVVTPNLYKPLPSSHGLTSPPSQPSTSANLPSPSSGAFVGGVPPLSQAGLAMEAPQEGHLPAAGALPTQPPNGPLVSGLIQSTSFLDSVPVTLTLEPRDLQRVEESVGGAIRGAAARDKSGGRTVEVELRRRPGEGFGFVIASQEVNRGAPPTSLMSHRFVTVRRGSPAARSGLIQPGDQLDAVEGRAVTSLQHRDLAQILRRAGNALRLSVTPRPQTEAADVDIDNHFPKASGGRSKDESRFYTVDLERGPTGFGFSLRGGSEYNMGLYVLGLMEGGPAQRSNKMQVSDQLVEINGDSATGMTHSQAVEQIRRGGHRIHLVLKKGNGYVPDYGLEEDSSSHPSHEEEQEAVTMTTTPYSTHWGGGDNRRRTTRGSKPRNRGGRRPPDLDLDLVEEETKEEERRKMREKRKMRKEEEKKRRKMGKEKSDAKHCGSSGAPQQVAFSFLMPLDAAEDQRLSDSQSHDSQSGADTAQVFDWGRAGLTQQEVPGPWLEPSPHKLMQVLTGRRLGGRGRMAGLSL from the exons ATGTCTAAAAACACGGTGAAGAAGCTGCACTGGCGCTCCAAG GTGCAAGAGAGCTTCGTACCGCTGGGCGGCAGCTCAGGTGAGCTGGGGCTGGCCATCGGTGGCGGGGCCGACTATGGCGAGTTTCCTTTTGTGACAGTGGCTCCCGGGGGCGGGGCCACTGTGGGCGACATCATCTTGGAGATCGGCGGCACACCCGTGTTAGGGATGACACTTGGCGACGTGCGAGGTGTCCTAAACTCCTGCCCTCATCCAATCAGGATAAAGACCGTCTCACCAG gttcaTCACTGTGCAAAGATCTTCGCCTGTACCTCAGTAAGTGTTTCACGCCGTCCTCCATGGACAGTCAGCTACAGCAGCTCATACGGGAGAACCTCTATCTGCGCGCCGTGCCCT GTACAACTCGGCAGCCTCGCGAGGGGGAGATCAGCGGAGTGGACTACAACTTTGTGTCCATCGAAGAGTTCTTCTCTCTGGAGGAGTCGGGAGCGCTGCTGGAGAGTGGAAAGTTCAAAG GCAACTACTACGGGACGCCCCGGCCCGTTCACATAGGTCCCGACAGTCCACCAATCACATACCAGGAACATCGAAACCTGCTGAGGAAATTCAGGACCAGAAGCAAATCTCTCAGCAACCTGGAAAAAACTGTAGAAGAAGACAACAGTGAGGAGGACAGTGGTCTGTCTg GAGGGTCAGCCGGAGCCCTGCCCGCCACGCTACCTCTCAGCCAATCGTGGGAGTCTACATTGGTGAGCGACAATGAAGGACGAAGAGGAAGAGCGCCTGTGGCCGACACGTGGGACGGTGGGGACACCTTCTATGCCGA TCACATGTCAAAGAGCAGCAGACAGGATCTTCGTGCTCAAAACAAGGAGACAACATCCTGCTTGCAGC TTCCAGAGTTCACGGATCAGCCGAGTCAGCTGAGAGGCTTTTCCGTGCACACGCGTCTTTCTAAAGGCCCGCGAGGCTTCGGCTTCAACATTGTAGGAGGAAGTCGAGCACGGGAGTTCCTGCAGGTGTACAGCGTCACACCTGGAGGCCCACCCAGTCTCAATCAAG CTGACATCCTGGTGTACATCAACGACACGTGTGTCCTGGGTCGCTCGCACAAGGAGGTGGTGGAGATGCTCAAGTCGGTTCCGATGGGTCAGAGTGTGGACGTGGTTCTGAGGAGAGGATACCCGATGCTCTACAACCCGGACGGCTGCCCCAAACACAACCTGGATACG CCACAGACTCCTCCTCCTAAGCAGAAACGCGGGCCGCTGACCTACAGGCACGTGCAGGATGGCAGCAGCAGCGCCTCAG GACTCCACCAAGCCCCGCCCTCCTATTCAACTCAGCCAATGACCAATGGGCTGACGGGTCCACCCACTCCCACTTCCTCTGACCCCCCTGTGGCTCCTCCTTCCGCAGAGAGGatgtcagccaatcacagcgacTCTGACAGCAGCACCCGAAG GTCTTCCGTGATTGGCTACAACAGCAGCACCCTTCctgtcctctcctcctcctcctcactccTCCAGCATCAGAGTTCCAAGTCTTCGGAAAGCGACTTGTCCACATCGACGCTCCCGATCACATCCTCGTCTCACGCGCTGTCCAAACTCGCTCAGCCTGAGACGCCGCCTCCCGGCGGCCCCGCTCAGTGGCCCCCGATGCCACAGACCTGCCTCCCTCCCATGCCGCCTCAGGAAATCCCAACCTGTGGTTTCAACGGGTGCCCGGCCAATCACCAAGTGCCGCCGCAGGGCCCGCGTGGGAACACAGACCTGGCACCCACTCCGACTGCAGGGACGCCCCCCGCGAGCGAGCTGGTGCCCGTGGCGCTGGGGCACTGCGATAGCGGGGGTCTGGGTTTCAGTATCACAGCAGGGGGGCCGGGAGGTCAACTGGCGGTTGTGAGGCGGGTCTGGGACCGCAGGCAGTGCCCCTCCTTGCAGGCGGGGGACACTGTGGTCAAGATCAATGGCGCTGACGTGCAGAACCTCAGCTTCTCCCAG GTCCAGAAGGTTCTACAAGACCACTCCAAACAGGGGGAAATGGTTCTCCTGGTTCACAGGCGAG CTCCTGTGGTCACACCTAACTTGTACAAGCCCCTCCCTTCCTCACATGGCCTGACCAGCCCCCCATCCCAGCCCTCAACTTCTGCCAACTTGCCTTCCCCGTCCTCTGGGGCATTTGTGGGGGGCGTGCCCCCTCTCAGCCAGGCAGGCTTGGCCATGGAGGCCCCTCAAGAAGGACACTTGCCAGCTGCAG GAGCGCTTCCCACCCAGCCCCCCAACGGTCCCCTCGTCTCAGGCCTCATCCAGAGCACCAGCTTCCTGGACTCTGTTCCCGTCACCTTGACCTTGGAGCCACGTGACCTGCAGAGGGTGGAGGAAAGTGTGGGGGGGGCCATCAGAGGGGCGGCCGCCAGGGACAAGAGCGGGGGGAGGACCGTGGAGGTGGAGCTTAGGCGGCGGCCTGGCGAAGGCTTTGGATTCGTCATCGCCTCCCAGGAAGTCAACCGTGGCG CTCCTCCCACCTCTCTGATGTCTCACCGCTTTGTGACGGTGAGACGCGGCAGTCCAGCCGCACGCAGCGGACTCATCCAGCCCGGAGACCAACTGGATGCCGTGGAGGGACGAGCGGTGACGAGTCTCCAGCACAGAGACCTGGCGCAGATCCTGAGGAGGGCGGGAAACGCGCTGAGGCTCAGCGTGACGCCACGGCCAC AGACGGAGGCAGCAGATGTGGACATAGATAACCACTTTCCAAAGGCATCCGGAGGGAGGTCAAAG gACGAGTCGAGGTTCTACACCGTGGATCTGGAGCGAGGACCCACGGGTTTTGGTTTTTCTCTGAGAGGAGGCAGCGAGTACAACATGGGGCTCTACGTGCTGGGACTCATGGAGGGGGGCCCGGCCCAGCGCAGCAACAAGATGCAG GTGTCGGACCAGCTGGTGGAGATCAACGGCGACAGTGCGACGGGAATGACACACAGTCAGGCGGTGGAGCAGATCCGGCGAGGAGGGCATCGCATCCATCTGGTCCTGAAGAAAGGAAACGGCTACGTCCCAGATTACG GCCTTGAGGAAGACTCATCCTCCCACCCCTCAcatgaggaggagcaggaggctGTCACCATGACGACCACCCCCTACAGCACACACTGGGGAGGAGGAGACAATAGGAGGAGGACCACCAGAGGAAGCAAACCAAGAAACAGAGGAGGACGACGGCCTCCTGATCTGGACCTGGACCTAGTGGAGGAGGAGAccaaggaggaggagaggagaaagatgagagagaagaggaagatgcggaaggaggaggagaagaagaggaggaagatggGAAAGGAGAAGAGCGACGCAAAGCATTGTGGGAGCTCTGGTGCTCCTCAGCAAGTGGCCTTCTCCTTCCTGATGCCGCTGGATGCTGCTGAAGACCAGCGCCTGTCCGACAGCCAATCACACGACAGCCAATCGGGGGCCGACACAGCACAGGTTTTTGATTGGGGGAGAGCTGGGCTGACGCAGCAAGAGGTGCCAGGCCCCTGGTTGGAGCCCAGCCCACACAAACTCATGCAGGTTCTGACTGGCCGTCGTCTCGGTGGGCGAGGCCGAATGGCTGGACTCTCTCTCTGA
- the magixa gene encoding membrane-associated guanylate kinase, WW and PDZ domain-containing protein 3 isoform X3 — protein sequence MSKNTVKKLHWRSKVQESFVPLGGSSGELGLAIGGGADYGEFPFVTVAPGGGATVGDIILEIGGTPVLGMTLGDVRGVLNSCPHPIRIKTVSPGSSLCKDLRLYLSKCFTPSSMDSQLQQLIRENLYLRAVPCTTRQPREGEISGVDYNFVSIEEFFSLEESGALLESGKFKGNYYGTPRPVHIGPDSPPITYQEHRNLLRKFRTRSKSLSNLEKTVEEDNSEEDSGLSGGSAGALPATLPLSQSWESTLVSDNEGRRGRAPVADTWDGGDTFYADHMSKSSRQDLRAQNKETTSCLQLPEFTDQPSQLRGFSVHTRLSKGPRGFGFNIVGGSRAREFLQVYSVTPGGPPSLNQADILVYINDTCVLGRSHKEVVEMLKSVPMGQSVDVVLRRGYPMLYNPDGCPKHNLDTPQTPPPKQKRGPLTYRHVQDGSSSASGLHQAPPSYSTQPMTNGLTGPPTPTSSDPPVAPPSAERMSANHSDSDSSTRRSSVIGYNSSTLPVLSSSSSLLQHQSSKSSESDLSTSTLPITSSSHALSKLAQPETPPPGGPAQWPPMPQTCLPPMPPQEIPTCGFNGCPANHQVPPQGPRGNTDLAPTPTAGTPPASELVPVALGHCDSGGLGFSITAGGPGGQLAVVRRVWDRRQCPSLQAGDTVVKINGADVQNLSFSQVQKVLQDHSKQGEMVLLVHRRAPVVTPNLYKPLPSSHGLTSPPSQPSTSANLPSPSSGAFVGGVPPLSQAGLAMEAPQEGHLPAAGALPTQPPNGPLVSGLIQSTSFLDSVPVTLTLEPRDLQRVEESVGGAIRGAAARDKSGGRTVEVELRRRPGEGFGFVIASQEVNRGAPPTSLMSHRFVTVRRGSPAARSGLIQPGDQLDAVEGRAVTSLQHRDLAQILRRAGNALRLSVTPRPQTEAADVDIDNHFPKASGGRSKDESRFYTVDLERGPTGFGFSLRGGSEYNMGLYVLGLMEGGPAQRSNKMQVSDQLVEINGDSATGMTHSQAVEQIRRGGHRIHLVLKKGNGYVPDYVELSSLSLCMTNSKQGEPCFYVIGRTENSRP from the exons ATGTCTAAAAACACGGTGAAGAAGCTGCACTGGCGCTCCAAG GTGCAAGAGAGCTTCGTACCGCTGGGCGGCAGCTCAGGTGAGCTGGGGCTGGCCATCGGTGGCGGGGCCGACTATGGCGAGTTTCCTTTTGTGACAGTGGCTCCCGGGGGCGGGGCCACTGTGGGCGACATCATCTTGGAGATCGGCGGCACACCCGTGTTAGGGATGACACTTGGCGACGTGCGAGGTGTCCTAAACTCCTGCCCTCATCCAATCAGGATAAAGACCGTCTCACCAG gttcaTCACTGTGCAAAGATCTTCGCCTGTACCTCAGTAAGTGTTTCACGCCGTCCTCCATGGACAGTCAGCTACAGCAGCTCATACGGGAGAACCTCTATCTGCGCGCCGTGCCCT GTACAACTCGGCAGCCTCGCGAGGGGGAGATCAGCGGAGTGGACTACAACTTTGTGTCCATCGAAGAGTTCTTCTCTCTGGAGGAGTCGGGAGCGCTGCTGGAGAGTGGAAAGTTCAAAG GCAACTACTACGGGACGCCCCGGCCCGTTCACATAGGTCCCGACAGTCCACCAATCACATACCAGGAACATCGAAACCTGCTGAGGAAATTCAGGACCAGAAGCAAATCTCTCAGCAACCTGGAAAAAACTGTAGAAGAAGACAACAGTGAGGAGGACAGTGGTCTGTCTg GAGGGTCAGCCGGAGCCCTGCCCGCCACGCTACCTCTCAGCCAATCGTGGGAGTCTACATTGGTGAGCGACAATGAAGGACGAAGAGGAAGAGCGCCTGTGGCCGACACGTGGGACGGTGGGGACACCTTCTATGCCGA TCACATGTCAAAGAGCAGCAGACAGGATCTTCGTGCTCAAAACAAGGAGACAACATCCTGCTTGCAGC TTCCAGAGTTCACGGATCAGCCGAGTCAGCTGAGAGGCTTTTCCGTGCACACGCGTCTTTCTAAAGGCCCGCGAGGCTTCGGCTTCAACATTGTAGGAGGAAGTCGAGCACGGGAGTTCCTGCAGGTGTACAGCGTCACACCTGGAGGCCCACCCAGTCTCAATCAAG CTGACATCCTGGTGTACATCAACGACACGTGTGTCCTGGGTCGCTCGCACAAGGAGGTGGTGGAGATGCTCAAGTCGGTTCCGATGGGTCAGAGTGTGGACGTGGTTCTGAGGAGAGGATACCCGATGCTCTACAACCCGGACGGCTGCCCCAAACACAACCTGGATACG CCACAGACTCCTCCTCCTAAGCAGAAACGCGGGCCGCTGACCTACAGGCACGTGCAGGATGGCAGCAGCAGCGCCTCAG GACTCCACCAAGCCCCGCCCTCCTATTCAACTCAGCCAATGACCAATGGGCTGACGGGTCCACCCACTCCCACTTCCTCTGACCCCCCTGTGGCTCCTCCTTCCGCAGAGAGGatgtcagccaatcacagcgacTCTGACAGCAGCACCCGAAG GTCTTCCGTGATTGGCTACAACAGCAGCACCCTTCctgtcctctcctcctcctcctcactccTCCAGCATCAGAGTTCCAAGTCTTCGGAAAGCGACTTGTCCACATCGACGCTCCCGATCACATCCTCGTCTCACGCGCTGTCCAAACTCGCTCAGCCTGAGACGCCGCCTCCCGGCGGCCCCGCTCAGTGGCCCCCGATGCCACAGACCTGCCTCCCTCCCATGCCGCCTCAGGAAATCCCAACCTGTGGTTTCAACGGGTGCCCGGCCAATCACCAAGTGCCGCCGCAGGGCCCGCGTGGGAACACAGACCTGGCACCCACTCCGACTGCAGGGACGCCCCCCGCGAGCGAGCTGGTGCCCGTGGCGCTGGGGCACTGCGATAGCGGGGGTCTGGGTTTCAGTATCACAGCAGGGGGGCCGGGAGGTCAACTGGCGGTTGTGAGGCGGGTCTGGGACCGCAGGCAGTGCCCCTCCTTGCAGGCGGGGGACACTGTGGTCAAGATCAATGGCGCTGACGTGCAGAACCTCAGCTTCTCCCAG GTCCAGAAGGTTCTACAAGACCACTCCAAACAGGGGGAAATGGTTCTCCTGGTTCACAGGCGAG CTCCTGTGGTCACACCTAACTTGTACAAGCCCCTCCCTTCCTCACATGGCCTGACCAGCCCCCCATCCCAGCCCTCAACTTCTGCCAACTTGCCTTCCCCGTCCTCTGGGGCATTTGTGGGGGGCGTGCCCCCTCTCAGCCAGGCAGGCTTGGCCATGGAGGCCCCTCAAGAAGGACACTTGCCAGCTGCAG GAGCGCTTCCCACCCAGCCCCCCAACGGTCCCCTCGTCTCAGGCCTCATCCAGAGCACCAGCTTCCTGGACTCTGTTCCCGTCACCTTGACCTTGGAGCCACGTGACCTGCAGAGGGTGGAGGAAAGTGTGGGGGGGGCCATCAGAGGGGCGGCCGCCAGGGACAAGAGCGGGGGGAGGACCGTGGAGGTGGAGCTTAGGCGGCGGCCTGGCGAAGGCTTTGGATTCGTCATCGCCTCCCAGGAAGTCAACCGTGGCG CTCCTCCCACCTCTCTGATGTCTCACCGCTTTGTGACGGTGAGACGCGGCAGTCCAGCCGCACGCAGCGGACTCATCCAGCCCGGAGACCAACTGGATGCCGTGGAGGGACGAGCGGTGACGAGTCTCCAGCACAGAGACCTGGCGCAGATCCTGAGGAGGGCGGGAAACGCGCTGAGGCTCAGCGTGACGCCACGGCCAC AGACGGAGGCAGCAGATGTGGACATAGATAACCACTTTCCAAAGGCATCCGGAGGGAGGTCAAAG gACGAGTCGAGGTTCTACACCGTGGATCTGGAGCGAGGACCCACGGGTTTTGGTTTTTCTCTGAGAGGAGGCAGCGAGTACAACATGGGGCTCTACGTGCTGGGACTCATGGAGGGGGGCCCGGCCCAGCGCAGCAACAAGATGCAG GTGTCGGACCAGCTGGTGGAGATCAACGGCGACAGTGCGACGGGAATGACACACAGTCAGGCGGTGGAGCAGATCCGGCGAGGAGGGCATCGCATCCATCTGGTCCTGAAGAAAGGAAACGGCTACGTCCCAGATTACG TGGAGCTGTCCAGCCTGTCACTGTGCATGACCAACTCCAAGCAGGGCGAGCCGTGCTTCTACGTCATCGGACGCACGGAAAACTCGCG GCCTTGA
- the magixa gene encoding membrane-associated guanylate kinase, WW and PDZ domain-containing protein 3 isoform X2, with translation MSKNTVKKLHWRSKVQESFVPLGGSSGELGLAIGGGADYGEFPFVTVAPGGGATVGDIILEIGGTPVLGMTLGDVRGVLNSCPHPIRIKTVSPGSSLCKDLRLYLSKCFTPSSMDSQLQQLIRENLYLRAVPCTTRQPREGEISGVDYNFVSIEEFFSLEESGALLESGKFKGNYYGTPRPVHIGPDSPPITYQEHRNLLRKFRTRSKSLSNLEKTVEEDNSEEDSGLSGGSAGALPATLPLSQSWESTLVSDNEGRRGRAPVADTWDGGDTFYADHMSKSSRQDLRAQNKETTSCLQLPEFTDQPSQLRGFSVHTRLSKGPRGFGFNIVGGSRAREFLQVYSVTPGGPPSLNQADILVYINDTCVLGRSHKEVVEMLKSVPMGQSVDVVLRRGYPMLYNPDGCPKHNLDTPQTPPPKQKRGPLTYRHVQDGSSSASGLHQAPPSYSTQPMTNGLTGPPTPTSSDPPVAPPSAERMSANHSDSDSSTRRSSVIGYNSSTLPVLSSSSSLLQHQSSKSSESDLSTSTLPITSSSHALSKLAQPETPPPGGPAQWPPMPQTCLPPMPPQEIPTCGFNGCPANHQVPPQGPRGNTDLAPTPTAGTPPASELVPVALGHCDSGGLGFSITAGGPGGQLAVVRRVWDRRQCPSLQAGDTVVKINGADVQNLSFSQVQKVLQDHSKQGEMVLLVHRRAPVVTPNLYKPLPSSHGLTSPPSQPSTSANLPSPSSGAFVGGVPPLSQAGLAMEAPQEGHLPAAGALPTQPPNGPLVSGLIQSTSFLDSVPVTLTLEPRDLQRVEESVGGAIRGAAARDKSGGRTVEVELRRRPGEGFGFVIASQEVNRGAPPTSLMSHRFVTVRRGSPAARSGLIQPGDQLDAVEGRAVTSLQHRDLAQILRRAGNALRLSVTPRPQTEAADVDIDNHFPKASGGRSKDESRFYTVDLERGPTGFGFSLRGGSEYNMGLYVLGLMEGGPAQRSNKMQVSDQLVEINGDSATGMTHSQAVEQIRRGGHRIHLVLKKGNGYVPDYVELSSLSLCMTNSKQGEPCFYVIGRTENSRSVTFSCFFLFCLASSFSSSFRP, from the exons ATGTCTAAAAACACGGTGAAGAAGCTGCACTGGCGCTCCAAG GTGCAAGAGAGCTTCGTACCGCTGGGCGGCAGCTCAGGTGAGCTGGGGCTGGCCATCGGTGGCGGGGCCGACTATGGCGAGTTTCCTTTTGTGACAGTGGCTCCCGGGGGCGGGGCCACTGTGGGCGACATCATCTTGGAGATCGGCGGCACACCCGTGTTAGGGATGACACTTGGCGACGTGCGAGGTGTCCTAAACTCCTGCCCTCATCCAATCAGGATAAAGACCGTCTCACCAG gttcaTCACTGTGCAAAGATCTTCGCCTGTACCTCAGTAAGTGTTTCACGCCGTCCTCCATGGACAGTCAGCTACAGCAGCTCATACGGGAGAACCTCTATCTGCGCGCCGTGCCCT GTACAACTCGGCAGCCTCGCGAGGGGGAGATCAGCGGAGTGGACTACAACTTTGTGTCCATCGAAGAGTTCTTCTCTCTGGAGGAGTCGGGAGCGCTGCTGGAGAGTGGAAAGTTCAAAG GCAACTACTACGGGACGCCCCGGCCCGTTCACATAGGTCCCGACAGTCCACCAATCACATACCAGGAACATCGAAACCTGCTGAGGAAATTCAGGACCAGAAGCAAATCTCTCAGCAACCTGGAAAAAACTGTAGAAGAAGACAACAGTGAGGAGGACAGTGGTCTGTCTg GAGGGTCAGCCGGAGCCCTGCCCGCCACGCTACCTCTCAGCCAATCGTGGGAGTCTACATTGGTGAGCGACAATGAAGGACGAAGAGGAAGAGCGCCTGTGGCCGACACGTGGGACGGTGGGGACACCTTCTATGCCGA TCACATGTCAAAGAGCAGCAGACAGGATCTTCGTGCTCAAAACAAGGAGACAACATCCTGCTTGCAGC TTCCAGAGTTCACGGATCAGCCGAGTCAGCTGAGAGGCTTTTCCGTGCACACGCGTCTTTCTAAAGGCCCGCGAGGCTTCGGCTTCAACATTGTAGGAGGAAGTCGAGCACGGGAGTTCCTGCAGGTGTACAGCGTCACACCTGGAGGCCCACCCAGTCTCAATCAAG CTGACATCCTGGTGTACATCAACGACACGTGTGTCCTGGGTCGCTCGCACAAGGAGGTGGTGGAGATGCTCAAGTCGGTTCCGATGGGTCAGAGTGTGGACGTGGTTCTGAGGAGAGGATACCCGATGCTCTACAACCCGGACGGCTGCCCCAAACACAACCTGGATACG CCACAGACTCCTCCTCCTAAGCAGAAACGCGGGCCGCTGACCTACAGGCACGTGCAGGATGGCAGCAGCAGCGCCTCAG GACTCCACCAAGCCCCGCCCTCCTATTCAACTCAGCCAATGACCAATGGGCTGACGGGTCCACCCACTCCCACTTCCTCTGACCCCCCTGTGGCTCCTCCTTCCGCAGAGAGGatgtcagccaatcacagcgacTCTGACAGCAGCACCCGAAG GTCTTCCGTGATTGGCTACAACAGCAGCACCCTTCctgtcctctcctcctcctcctcactccTCCAGCATCAGAGTTCCAAGTCTTCGGAAAGCGACTTGTCCACATCGACGCTCCCGATCACATCCTCGTCTCACGCGCTGTCCAAACTCGCTCAGCCTGAGACGCCGCCTCCCGGCGGCCCCGCTCAGTGGCCCCCGATGCCACAGACCTGCCTCCCTCCCATGCCGCCTCAGGAAATCCCAACCTGTGGTTTCAACGGGTGCCCGGCCAATCACCAAGTGCCGCCGCAGGGCCCGCGTGGGAACACAGACCTGGCACCCACTCCGACTGCAGGGACGCCCCCCGCGAGCGAGCTGGTGCCCGTGGCGCTGGGGCACTGCGATAGCGGGGGTCTGGGTTTCAGTATCACAGCAGGGGGGCCGGGAGGTCAACTGGCGGTTGTGAGGCGGGTCTGGGACCGCAGGCAGTGCCCCTCCTTGCAGGCGGGGGACACTGTGGTCAAGATCAATGGCGCTGACGTGCAGAACCTCAGCTTCTCCCAG GTCCAGAAGGTTCTACAAGACCACTCCAAACAGGGGGAAATGGTTCTCCTGGTTCACAGGCGAG CTCCTGTGGTCACACCTAACTTGTACAAGCCCCTCCCTTCCTCACATGGCCTGACCAGCCCCCCATCCCAGCCCTCAACTTCTGCCAACTTGCCTTCCCCGTCCTCTGGGGCATTTGTGGGGGGCGTGCCCCCTCTCAGCCAGGCAGGCTTGGCCATGGAGGCCCCTCAAGAAGGACACTTGCCAGCTGCAG GAGCGCTTCCCACCCAGCCCCCCAACGGTCCCCTCGTCTCAGGCCTCATCCAGAGCACCAGCTTCCTGGACTCTGTTCCCGTCACCTTGACCTTGGAGCCACGTGACCTGCAGAGGGTGGAGGAAAGTGTGGGGGGGGCCATCAGAGGGGCGGCCGCCAGGGACAAGAGCGGGGGGAGGACCGTGGAGGTGGAGCTTAGGCGGCGGCCTGGCGAAGGCTTTGGATTCGTCATCGCCTCCCAGGAAGTCAACCGTGGCG CTCCTCCCACCTCTCTGATGTCTCACCGCTTTGTGACGGTGAGACGCGGCAGTCCAGCCGCACGCAGCGGACTCATCCAGCCCGGAGACCAACTGGATGCCGTGGAGGGACGAGCGGTGACGAGTCTCCAGCACAGAGACCTGGCGCAGATCCTGAGGAGGGCGGGAAACGCGCTGAGGCTCAGCGTGACGCCACGGCCAC AGACGGAGGCAGCAGATGTGGACATAGATAACCACTTTCCAAAGGCATCCGGAGGGAGGTCAAAG gACGAGTCGAGGTTCTACACCGTGGATCTGGAGCGAGGACCCACGGGTTTTGGTTTTTCTCTGAGAGGAGGCAGCGAGTACAACATGGGGCTCTACGTGCTGGGACTCATGGAGGGGGGCCCGGCCCAGCGCAGCAACAAGATGCAG GTGTCGGACCAGCTGGTGGAGATCAACGGCGACAGTGCGACGGGAATGACACACAGTCAGGCGGTGGAGCAGATCCGGCGAGGAGGGCATCGCATCCATCTGGTCCTGAAGAAAGGAAACGGCTACGTCCCAGATTACG TGGAGCTGTCCAGCCTGTCACTGTGCATGACCAACTCCAAGCAGGGCGAGCCGTGCTTCTACGTCATCGGACGCACGGAAAACTCGCGGTCGGTAACATTTAGCTGCTTCTTCCTTTTCTGCCTGGCTTCTTCATTTTCATCTTCATTTAG GCCTTGA